Proteins from a single region of Gossypium arboreum isolate Shixiya-1 chromosome 1, ASM2569848v2, whole genome shotgun sequence:
- the LOC108469858 gene encoding protein phosphatase 2C 51-like, which translates to MEGYKAKRVIGSEVMMEGNVTKKKRGLKELNSGGFIELSEEEQKRDEEGDKGESVTCLSHGFISVIGRRRAMEDAVKVAIGVIQGYDFFAVYDGHGGAGVANACRDRMHRLVVKEVQERTRGGGGGGKGVGWEKVMSACFEKMDEEVTGVECGTTAAVDEVMETMGSTAVVVLVSREEVVVANCGDSRAVLCRAGTAVALSHDHKPDRPDEKERVEAAGGRVININGNRILGVLATSRSIGDRYLKPYVISKPEVSVTERTKSDTFVILASDGLWDVVSNELACEVVKRYLDGHIKITFSDHNDGCSGNRAAEAAAMLAELAVARGSTDNISVIVVELKA; encoded by the exons ATGGAGGGTTACAAGGCGAAAAGAGTGATTGGTTCTGAAGTGATGATGGAAGGAAATGTTACCAAGAAAAAAAGGGGTCTCAAAGAGTTAAACTCTGGGGGGTTTATAGAACTGTCTGAAGAAGAACAGAAGAGGGACGAGGAAGGAGATAAAGGGGAGAGTGTCACGTGCCTGTCACATGGGTTTATATCGGTAATCGGACGGCGGAGAGCGATGGAAGACGCGGTGAAGGTGGCGATTGGAGTGATACAAGGGTATGATTTTTTCGCTGTGTACGACGGTCATGGTGGAGCAGGAGTCGCTAACGCTTGCCGTGACAGGATGCACCGGTTGGTGGTAAAGGAGGTGCAGGAAAGGACacgtggtggtggtggtggagggAAGGGAGTAGGATGGGAGAAGGTGATGTCAGCTTGTTTCGAGAAGATGGATGAGGAGGTCACCGGTGTTGAGTGTGGGACGACGGCTGCAGTCGATGAGGTCATGGAAACGATGGGATCAACGGCTGTGGTGGTGTTGGTAAGCAGGGAAGAAGTAGTGGTCGCAAATTGCGGTGACTCGAGAGCTGTTCTCTGTCGTGCCGGCACCGCCGTGGCTTTGTCCCATGATCATAAG CCTGACAGACCCGATGAAAAGGAAAGAGTGGAAGCAGCTGGAGGAAGGGTCATAAACATTAATGGCAATCGTATCTTAGGAGTTCTTGCCACTTCAAGATCTATAG GAGATCGATATTTGAAACCGTATGTAATCTCCAAACCAGAGGTGTCTGTGACTGAACGAACAAAATCCGACACCTTTGTTATATTAGCCAGTGATGGTTTATGGGATGTAGTTTCCAATGAACTTGCATGCGAAGTTGTGAAAAGATATTTAGATGGACATATAAAGATAACATTTTCAGACCACAACGACGGCTGTAGTGGAAATCGTGCGGCAGAGGCGGCAGCCATGCTAGCTGAGTTAGCAGTAGCTCGAGGGAGCACCGACAATATCAGTGTCATCGTAGTTGAGTTGAAAGCTTGA
- the LOC108469857 gene encoding endoglucanase 6, producing MEKSMSMAPLLLMVLCLPFALGWHDYNQALSKSILFFEAQRSGYLPHNQRVTWRANSGLNDGKVSGVDLVGGYYDAGDNVKFGLPMAFTITMMSWSIIEYGKPMAANGELGHAMEAVKWGTDYLIKAHPEPYVLYGEVGDGNTDHYCWQRPEDMTTDRHAYKIDPSNPGSDLAGETAAAMAAASIVFRRSNPAYSSELLHHAYQLFDFADKYRGKYDSSITVAQKYYRSVSGYNDELLWAAAWLYQASNNQYYLNYLGKNGDSMGGTGWAMTEFGWDVKYAGVQTLVAKFLMQGKAGMHAPVFERYHQKAEHFMCSLIGKGTRNVQKTPGGLMFRQRWNNMQFVTSASFLATVYSDYLASSRGTLRCAAGNVAPTQLLSFAKSQVDYLLGDNPRGTSYMVGYGNNFPRQVHHRGSSIVSIKVDSKFIACRQGYAAWYTRKASDPNVLTGAVVGGPDAYDNFADERDNYEQTEPATYNNAPLLGILARLGSGHSGYNQLLPEAVPVPKPVAAKPKAEPKAKSTPNPATTSSPISIRQKMTTSWNDKGRTYYRYSIVMTNKSSKTLKDLKLSISKLYGPIWGLTKSGNSYGFPTYLNSLPAGKSLEFVYIHAASPADVSVSSYNVA from the exons ATGGAGAAATCAATGTCAATGGCTCCTCTGCTTTTAATGGTACTCTGTCTTCCTTTTGCATTGGGTTGGCATGACTATAACCAAGCTCTCAGTAAGAGCATACTCTTCTTTGAAGCTCAGAGATCTGGTTATCTTCCTCATAACCAGAGAGTCACATGGCGAGCTAATTCCGGCTTGAATGACGGCAAAGTCAGTGGG GTGGATCTGGTAGGAGGGTACTATGATGCAGGGGACAATGTGAAGTTTGGTCTTCCAATGGCATTCACCATAACAATGATGTCCTGGAGTATAATAGAGTACGGCAAACCAATGGCTGCAAATGGAGAGCTCGGCCATGCCATGGAAGCCGTCAAGTGGGGTACTGACTATCTTATCAAAGCCCACCCGGAACCTTATGTCCTTTACGGagag gtgggAGATGGAAACACTGACCATTACTGTTGGCAAAGACCCGAAGACATGACAACCGACCGTCACGCTTACAAGATTGACCCGAGCAACCCCGGGTCGGATCTTGCCGGTGAAACTGCAGCTGCCATGGCTGCCGCTTCAATCGTCTTCCGCCGCTCCAACCCTGCATATTCCAGCGAGCTTCTTCACCACGCTTATCAG CTATTCGATTTTGCTGATAAGTACAGAGGCAAATACGACAGCAGCATCACAGTTGCCCAAAAATACTACCGATCCGTCAGCGGCTACAAT gACGAGTTGTTGTGGGCTGCTGCATGGCTGTACCAAGCTAGTAACAATCAGTACTACTTGAACTATCTTGGAAAGAATGGTGACTCAATGGGCGGAACCGGCTGGGCCATGACTGAGTTTGGTTGGGACGTCAAGTACGCTGGGGTTCAGACCCTTGTCGCCAAG TTCTTAATGCAAGGCAAAGCTGGTATGCATGCACCGGTATTTGAAAGGTACCATCAGAAGGCAGAGCATTTCATGTGTTCATTGATCGGAAAGGGTACCCGTAATGTTCAGAAGACTCCCGGTGGTTTGATGTTTCGACAGAGATGGAACAATATGCAGTTCGTGACTAGCGCGTCGTTCTTAGCCACCGTCTACTCTGACTATCTCGCTTCCTCTAGAGGAACTTTGAGGTGTGCTGCTGGCAATGTTGCACCAACCCAGCTTCTTTCTTTTGCTAAATCTCAGGTGGATTACCTTCTTGGGGACAATCCAAGGGGTACAAGTTACATGGTTGGTTATGGGAACAATTTCCCTCGACAAGTTCATCATCGTGGTTCTTCGATTGTTTCCATCAAGGTTGACTCTAAATTCATAGCCTGCCGACAAGGTTATGCAGCTTGGTATACAAGGAAAGCAAGTGATCCTAATGTCCTCACTGGTGCTGTGGTTGGAGGGCCCGACGCCTATGATAACTTCGCTGATGAAAGGGACAATTATGAACAAACCGAGCCAGCTACCTACAACAATGCTCCTCTTCTTGGCATACTAGCTAGGCTCGGGAGCGGTCATTCTGGTTATAACCAGCTGCTTCCCG AGGCTGTCCCAGTTCCTAAACCAGTAGCTGCTAAACCGAAGGCAGAGCCGAAAGCCAAATCGACTCCAAATCCTG CCACAACTTCTAGTCCAATTTCCATACGGCAAAAGATGACAACTTCCTGGAATGACAAAGGAAGAACTTATTACAGATATTCCATAGTGATGACCAACAAGTCTTCCAAGACACTAAAGGATCTAAAGCTGTCTATATCAAAGCTTTATGGTCCAATATGGGGTCTCACTAAATCTGGCAATTCTTATGGTTTCCCAACATATCTCAACTCTTTACCTGCAGGGAAGAGTCTCGAGTTTGTATACATCCATGCTGCTTCTCCGGCTGATGTCTCAGTTTCAAGTTACAACGTGGCTTAA